One genomic region from uncultured Cohaesibacter sp. encodes:
- a CDS encoding Re/Si-specific NAD(P)(+) transhydrogenase subunit alpha, with the protein MKIGTPKELFEGEARVAMTPSSAQQLQKLGYDCVLESGAGVLAGFSDAVYTEAGVEIVPNAAALWEAADIVAKVRQPESDELKYLAKGKTLISFFNPAGNEEGMEAAKAAGSNVIAMEMVPRISRAQKMDALSSMANIAGYRAVIEAGNNFGRFFTGQITAAGKVPPARVLIVGAGVAGLAAIGTSVALGAVTYAFDVRPEVAEQVESMGAEFVYLDFEEEQQDGAATGGYASVQSEEFRNAQLAKFREIAGDMDIVITTALIPNRPAPKLWLEDMVKAMKPGSVIVDLAAERGGNVEGTVKDEKVVTDNGVTIIGYTDFPSRMGAQASELYATNIRHMMTDLTPEKDGQINHNMEDDVIRGATVTFEGEITFPPPPPKIQAIAAQPKKEVKEKTPEEIKAEEEAAARKAGRQQIGLLVAGAVVMGLIGLYAPAAFMGHFIVFVLAVFIGFQVIWGVSHSLHTPLMAVTNAISGIIILGSLLQLGSGSWIVLLLAFISILIASINIVGGFMVTRRMLQMFQKS; encoded by the coding sequence GTGAAGATAGGTACACCTAAGGAGCTGTTCGAGGGAGAGGCGCGCGTAGCCATGACGCCGTCTTCGGCACAGCAGCTTCAGAAATTGGGATATGACTGTGTCCTGGAAAGCGGTGCTGGTGTTCTGGCCGGTTTTTCCGACGCGGTTTATACAGAAGCGGGCGTTGAAATTGTACCAAACGCGGCTGCGCTGTGGGAGGCTGCTGACATTGTTGCTAAGGTGCGACAGCCAGAGTCTGACGAACTGAAATATCTTGCCAAGGGCAAGACATTGATTTCGTTCTTCAACCCTGCAGGCAACGAAGAAGGCATGGAAGCAGCCAAGGCTGCTGGTTCGAATGTCATCGCAATGGAAATGGTGCCGCGTATTTCTCGCGCCCAGAAAATGGACGCTCTGTCCTCCATGGCGAACATTGCCGGTTATCGCGCTGTTATCGAAGCGGGTAACAATTTTGGTCGTTTCTTCACCGGTCAGATCACTGCTGCCGGTAAAGTGCCGCCTGCACGCGTTCTCATTGTTGGCGCCGGTGTTGCCGGTCTGGCCGCAATCGGTACGTCCGTTGCGCTCGGTGCTGTCACCTATGCATTTGACGTGCGTCCCGAAGTGGCCGAACAGGTCGAATCGATGGGCGCCGAATTTGTCTATTTGGATTTTGAAGAAGAACAGCAAGATGGCGCGGCCACCGGCGGTTATGCTTCGGTACAGTCCGAAGAGTTCCGCAACGCCCAGCTTGCCAAATTCCGCGAAATCGCTGGCGACATGGACATCGTGATCACCACTGCGTTGATCCCGAACCGTCCCGCTCCAAAGCTTTGGCTTGAAGACATGGTCAAGGCCATGAAGCCTGGCTCCGTGATTGTCGACCTTGCTGCCGAACGCGGTGGTAACGTTGAAGGCACGGTCAAGGACGAGAAAGTCGTAACCGACAATGGCGTAACCATCATTGGCTATACCGACTTCCCATCCCGCATGGGCGCACAGGCTTCCGAGCTTTATGCAACGAACATCCGTCACATGATGACCGACCTGACCCCTGAAAAGGATGGTCAGATCAACCACAACATGGAAGACGATGTGATCCGCGGCGCGACCGTGACCTTTGAAGGCGAAATTACCTTCCCGCCTCCACCGCCGAAAATTCAGGCGATTGCGGCTCAGCCGAAGAAGGAAGTCAAGGAAAAGACTCCTGAAGAAATCAAGGCCGAAGAAGAAGCTGCCGCCCGTAAGGCTGGTCGTCAGCAGATCGGCCTTCTGGTGGCTGGCGCAGTTGTCATGGGGCTTATCGGCCTTTATGCACCTGCTGCCTTCATGGGCCACTTCATCGTGTTCGTACTGGCCGTGTTCATCGGTTTCCAGGTTATCTGGGGCGTCAGCCACTCCCTGCACACGCCGCTTATGGCTGTGACGAACGCCATTTCGGGGATTATCATCCTCGGCTCGCTCCTGCAGCTTGGCTCAGGGTCATGGATTGTGTTGCTTCTGGCATTCATTTCCATCCTGATCGCCTCAATCAACATCGTCGGTGGCTTCATGGTTACCCGTCGTATGCTGCAGATGTTCCAGAAATCCTGA
- the pntB gene encoding Re/Si-specific NAD(P)(+) transhydrogenase subunit beta yields the protein MNAELQTAAYIAATVLFILSLGGLKDQESAKRGVWFGIVGMAIAVLATVFGPIDPHDITLGTVLAASPVVLLIAVVIGAVIGAVVAKRVEMTGMPQLVAMLHSFVGLAAVFIGLNSDMTAHAFPTPAEEVIHEIEIFLGVFIGAITFTGSLIAYGKLAGRIDGKALLLPGRHLWNIVMVVVSFILLIMYMNGAGAWTLYLMTLIAFVIGVHMVMAIGGADMPVVVSMLNSYSGWAAAATGFLLGNDLLIVTGALVGSSGAILSYIMCKAMNRHFISVILGGFGNSTGPAMEIEGEMIAIDADGVAASLEDADSVIIVPGYGMAVAQAQQNVAELTRRLRAKGKEVRFAIHPVAGRLPGHMNVLLAEAKVPYDIVMEMDEINEDFPETDVVIVIGSNDIVNPAAQEDPNSPIAGMPVLEVWKAKQVFVSKRGQGTGYSGIENPLFFKENTRMYYGDAKASLDTLLQLIS from the coding sequence ATGAACGCTGAATTGCAAACCGCCGCCTACATCGCGGCTACTGTGCTGTTCATCTTGTCTTTGGGTGGACTGAAGGATCAGGAAAGCGCCAAGCGCGGCGTCTGGTTCGGCATCGTCGGTATGGCGATCGCTGTTCTGGCCACCGTTTTCGGTCCGATCGATCCGCATGATATCACTCTGGGCACTGTGCTCGCTGCCAGCCCTGTCGTTCTGCTCATCGCAGTTGTCATCGGCGCCGTCATCGGTGCTGTTGTCGCCAAGCGCGTTGAAATGACCGGCATGCCGCAGCTGGTTGCCATGCTGCACAGCTTTGTGGGTCTGGCTGCTGTCTTCATCGGTCTCAACTCCGATATGACTGCGCATGCCTTTCCGACCCCTGCCGAAGAGGTCATCCATGAGATCGAGATCTTCCTCGGTGTCTTCATTGGTGCGATCACCTTCACCGGTTCCCTGATTGCCTATGGCAAGCTGGCTGGCCGCATTGATGGTAAAGCCCTGCTTCTGCCGGGTCGTCACCTCTGGAATATCGTGATGGTGGTTGTGTCCTTCATCCTGCTCATCATGTATATGAACGGTGCAGGCGCATGGACCCTCTATCTGATGACGCTGATTGCTTTCGTCATCGGTGTTCACATGGTTATGGCCATCGGTGGTGCCGACATGCCCGTTGTTGTCTCCATGCTCAACTCCTATTCGGGGTGGGCTGCTGCGGCAACCGGCTTCTTGCTCGGCAACGACCTGTTGATCGTGACCGGTGCTTTGGTGGGCTCCTCTGGTGCCATCCTGTCCTACATCATGTGTAAGGCCATGAACCGTCACTTCATCTCGGTGATCCTTGGCGGTTTTGGTAACTCCACTGGCCCGGCCATGGAAATCGAAGGCGAGATGATCGCAATCGACGCTGATGGTGTTGCTGCCAGCCTTGAAGATGCAGATAGCGTGATCATCGTTCCTGGTTATGGCATGGCCGTTGCTCAGGCTCAGCAGAATGTTGCTGAACTGACCCGCCGCCTGCGCGCCAAGGGCAAGGAAGTTCGCTTCGCCATCCATCCGGTGGCTGGTCGTCTTCCCGGTCATATGAACGTGCTGCTGGCTGAAGCCAAGGTGCCTTATGACATCGTGATGGAAATGGACGAAATCAACGAAGACTTCCCGGAAACGGATGTTGTCATCGTGATCGGTTCCAACGACATCGTGAACCCTGCAGCGCAGGAAGATCCAAACTCTCCGATCGCCGGCATGCCGGTTCTGGAAGTCTGGAAAGCCAAGCAGGTCTTCGTCTCCAAACGCGGTCAGGGCACTGGTTACTCCGGTATCGAGAACCCGCTGTTCTTCAAAGAGAACACCCGCATGTATTACGGCGATGCCAAGGCATCTCTGGACACGCTGCTTCAGCTGATTTCATAA
- a CDS encoding LysR family transcriptional regulator: protein MSTIGYQHLRPLAIFVRVVDEGSFASAARSLKSSRSRVSEQITQLEDDLGVRLLHRSTRKLSLTEEGRRVYDKVRALPRLLEETIEIATQEKPSGRVSITATHDVGVSQLLPALESFRARYPDVELDIILSDERLDLVAEGIDMGIRIGLPRDDSLIGRVLYEDRFCLYASRDYLAIHGMPTDVQALSQHRWVCLNNVSPGGVHRLFRGKELITLTSARYELCNSPHMVIAMAMAGMGLAQLFPSTIRKEVAAGQLVPILPELTGETMIFSLVYPSRKHLPLRTRALIDHLLTARLFKPH, encoded by the coding sequence ATGAGTACAATCGGATATCAGCATCTGCGCCCACTGGCGATATTCGTGCGGGTTGTCGATGAAGGCAGCTTCGCTTCGGCTGCCCGTTCCCTCAAATCAAGCCGCTCGCGCGTGTCTGAGCAGATCACCCAATTGGAGGATGATCTGGGCGTGCGCCTTCTGCATCGCTCCACGCGCAAACTGTCGCTGACGGAAGAAGGCCGCAGAGTTTATGACAAGGTGCGCGCCCTGCCCCGCCTGCTTGAGGAAACCATAGAGATCGCTACGCAGGAAAAGCCTTCCGGGCGTGTCTCCATCACCGCGACCCACGATGTTGGGGTTTCGCAATTGCTGCCCGCACTGGAAAGTTTCCGGGCTCGCTATCCCGATGTAGAGCTGGATATCATCCTCAGCGACGAGCGGCTTGATCTTGTTGCCGAAGGGATCGACATGGGCATTCGTATTGGCTTGCCGCGCGATGACAGCCTTATTGGGCGGGTGCTCTATGAAGACAGGTTCTGTCTTTATGCCAGCCGGGACTACTTGGCCATCCATGGCATGCCGACCGATGTGCAGGCGCTCAGCCAGCATCGCTGGGTTTGTCTGAACAATGTCAGCCCCGGCGGGGTGCATCGGCTGTTCCGCGGCAAAGAGCTGATTACCCTCACCTCGGCCCGGTATGAGCTATGCAATTCACCGCATATGGTGATTGCCATGGCGATGGCAGGCATGGGACTGGCGCAGCTGTTTCCCTCGACCATACGCAAAGAGGTCGCCGCAGGGCAGCTGGTGCCCATCCTGCCAGAATTGACCGGAGAGACGATGATCTTTTCGCTGGTCTATCCATCCCGCAAGCATTTGCCACTTCGGACGCGTGCATTGATCGATCATCTGTTGACCGCTCGCTTGTTTAAACCGCATTGA
- a CDS encoding SDR family oxidoreductase, with amino-acid sequence MIAVTGASGHLGRLVIKALLERTEASEIVALVRNPEAVSDLAAKGITVRKADYDQPESYAEALKGVEKLLLISGSAVGQRVPQHKAVVEAAKANGVKFMAYTSILRADQSPMLLAEEHAATEAILNASSIPHALLRNGWYNENYSENLAQVLETGAVIGCSGEGRVASASRADYAEAAAVVLTSSVEEQAGKIYELAGDESFTMSAFAAKVATLSGKKAAYMDMSKEDYIAALTGAGVPEGFAQVLADSSANAAGGWLEDNSKTLSALIGHPTTTIAESIKAAL; translated from the coding sequence ATGATTGCAGTAACAGGCGCCTCCGGCCATCTTGGTCGCCTTGTCATCAAAGCTCTTTTGGAGAGAACCGAAGCCAGCGAAATTGTTGCTCTGGTGCGCAATCCAGAAGCGGTATCTGATCTGGCAGCCAAGGGCATCACCGTGCGTAAGGCCGACTATGATCAGCCTGAAAGCTATGCTGAAGCCCTCAAGGGCGTCGAGAAGTTGCTGCTGATCTCCGGGAGCGCTGTCGGCCAGCGTGTGCCTCAGCATAAAGCCGTGGTGGAGGCAGCCAAAGCCAATGGTGTGAAATTCATGGCCTATACCTCCATCCTGAGGGCAGATCAGTCTCCGATGCTGCTCGCTGAAGAGCACGCGGCGACAGAGGCCATCCTCAATGCATCCAGCATTCCTCATGCCCTGTTGCGCAATGGGTGGTATAACGAAAACTACAGTGAAAATCTCGCACAGGTGCTGGAAACCGGAGCTGTGATCGGGTGCTCTGGCGAGGGCCGTGTTGCCTCTGCGTCTCGCGCTGACTATGCCGAAGCGGCTGCCGTGGTTCTGACATCGTCCGTTGAAGAGCAGGCTGGCAAGATCTATGAGCTGGCAGGAGATGAGTCTTTCACGATGAGTGCCTTTGCCGCCAAGGTCGCGACCCTGTCCGGCAAGAAGGCTGCTTATATGGACATGTCCAAGGAAGACTATATCGCTGCGCTGACAGGTGCAGGCGTGCCGGAAGGCTTTGCCCAAGTGCTTGCTGACTCCAGCGCCAACGCTGCGGGCGGCTGGCTTGAAGACAATTCCAAAACCCTGTCTGCCTTGATCGGTCATCCGACAACGACCATTGCAGAAAGCATCAAGGCAGCCCTTTAA